One part of the Procambarus clarkii isolate CNS0578487 chromosome 41, FALCON_Pclarkii_2.0, whole genome shotgun sequence genome encodes these proteins:
- the LOC138373114 gene encoding uncharacterized protein: MLKNAPNKLGGNRYKVQTLSQMGGASCGDTVRRMMRRIGTYGVWSQYSLVGCKRKRVFKTLDICNVIIKACINTHTNATERDVETSIADMLKNAPNKHGGNRYKGGEARIHVHHIAESDMTNNENSGEPGAWHTAESSLMSI, encoded by the exons gtccagacgctgtctcaaatgggcggtgcaagctgtggagacacagtgagacgaatgatgaggaggatagggacctatggggtctggtctcagtattcactcgttgggtgcaagaggaaacgtgtcttcaaaaccttggatatttgtaatgtaataataa aagcctgtatcaacacccacactaatgcaactgaaagagatgttgagacaagtattgctgatatgttgaagaacgccccaaacaaacacggtggaaacagatacaag ggtggtgaagcaagaatacatgtgcatcacatagcagagtcggatatgacgaataatgaaaacagcggagagcctggtgcatggcataccgctgaatcttctctaatgtctatatag